Proteins from a genomic interval of Nocardia sp. BMG51109:
- a CDS encoding transcriptional regulator — protein sequence MSATPRQRDKVLALVRDSLEPLDAPVIAQSLGIHNTTARFHLNALIDEGLVEGTWLPSATVGRPRKGYVAVGADPTAPLLDALLAQLGGEPEERRAKAAAAGRIWADTLAGIGGGSTELPDPVTVVTTTMTRLGFQVSSTMSSFGTHEIQVCNCPLRRIARNAPEIVIGIQQGLIERVLERHSPALASQYGVDVRPDTAGDCGVTLRLTSRSPRSTPAVS from the coding sequence ATGTCCGCCACGCCCAGGCAGCGGGACAAGGTGCTGGCACTGGTGCGCGACTCGCTGGAGCCGCTGGACGCGCCGGTGATCGCGCAATCGCTCGGCATCCACAACACCACCGCGCGATTCCATCTGAACGCCCTGATCGACGAGGGACTGGTCGAGGGCACCTGGCTGCCGTCGGCGACGGTGGGCCGGCCGCGCAAGGGCTACGTCGCGGTCGGCGCCGATCCGACGGCGCCACTGCTGGACGCGCTGCTGGCGCAGTTGGGCGGCGAGCCCGAGGAGCGCCGCGCGAAAGCCGCTGCGGCGGGCCGCATCTGGGCCGACACGCTGGCCGGTATCGGCGGCGGCTCCACCGAGCTGCCCGATCCGGTCACCGTGGTCACCACGACCATGACGCGGCTGGGTTTCCAGGTGTCGTCCACGATGTCGAGCTTCGGCACCCATGAGATCCAGGTCTGCAACTGCCCGCTGCGGCGCATCGCGCGCAATGCCCCGGAGATCGTGATCGGCATCCAGCAGGGCCTCATCGAGCGCGTCCTCGAACGGCATTCGCCCGCGCTGGCGTCGCAGTACGGCGTCGACGTCCGCCCCGACACCGCCGGCGACTGCGGCGTCACGCTGCGACTGACCAGCCGTTCGCCGCGGAGCACTCCCGCCGTCAGCTGA
- a CDS encoding TetR/AcrR family transcriptional regulator, with protein sequence MRTHGWSGAAPADDDEAVERILSSARRAIDRSGGDVSIAEVARDLGVTRQTVYRYFRSADELLTATAIAQTGHFLGVLARHLSDIRDPAAAVVESIAYTLERLPHEKYLGLLLTPGRAGAFSAGVTSDTALAFGRSMLRQLAVDWAVAGIDPDQLVEHMLRIVQSFVIDPGRPPRRGRELRDYLWTWVAPALVRNGFPAGPAPGVPRG encoded by the coding sequence GTGCGAACGCATGGGTGGTCGGGTGCGGCTCCCGCCGACGACGACGAAGCCGTCGAGCGAATCCTGAGCTCCGCACGGCGAGCGATCGACCGCTCCGGCGGCGATGTCAGCATCGCGGAGGTCGCCCGCGATCTCGGTGTCACCCGGCAGACGGTCTACCGCTACTTCCGCAGCGCCGACGAGCTGCTGACCGCCACCGCCATCGCGCAGACCGGGCATTTCCTCGGCGTTCTGGCCCGGCACCTGAGTGATATCCGCGATCCCGCCGCGGCCGTGGTGGAGAGCATCGCCTACACGCTCGAACGCCTGCCGCACGAGAAGTATCTCGGTCTGCTGCTCACGCCCGGCCGTGCCGGCGCCTTCTCGGCGGGCGTAACGTCCGACACCGCACTGGCATTCGGCCGCTCGATGCTGCGACAGCTCGCCGTCGACTGGGCCGTGGCCGGCATCGATCCGGACCAGTTGGTCGAACACATGCTGCGCATCGTCCAGTCCTTCGTCATCGACCCCGGCCGGCCGCCGCGCCGCGGCCGAGAACTCCGGGACTATCTCTGGACCTGGGTGGCACCGGCGCTCGTGCGCAACGGGTTTCCCGCCGGTCCGGCGCCCGGCGTTCCCCGCGGGTGA
- a CDS encoding DinB family protein — MAVYDPKAELHRYLRFAREAVLWKLDGLSEYDVRRPMTPTGTNLLGLVKHLAAVELGYFGDTFGRPYDEPLADHDFAADPTADMWATAEESRAEIIAFYHRARAHADATIESLDLAAQGSVPWWDEDHRTVTLHRILVHVVAETNRHAGHADIIRELIDGAAGLRADNDNMPTDDPDWWRRYRETLEETAKNAAGLG, encoded by the coding sequence ATGGCTGTCTACGATCCCAAAGCAGAGCTGCATCGGTATCTGCGTTTCGCCCGCGAAGCCGTGCTGTGGAAGCTCGACGGGCTGTCCGAGTACGACGTGCGCCGACCCATGACCCCCACCGGCACCAACCTGCTCGGCCTGGTCAAACATCTCGCCGCCGTCGAACTCGGCTACTTCGGCGACACGTTCGGCCGCCCGTACGACGAACCCCTCGCCGACCACGATTTCGCGGCGGATCCCACGGCCGACATGTGGGCCACGGCCGAAGAGTCGCGAGCCGAGATCATCGCGTTCTACCACCGGGCCCGGGCCCATGCCGACGCCACGATCGAGAGCCTCGACCTCGCCGCGCAGGGCTCGGTCCCGTGGTGGGACGAGGACCACCGGACCGTCACGCTGCACCGGATCCTGGTACACGTGGTCGCCGAGACGAATCGGCATGCCGGGCACGCCGATATCATCCGCGAACTCATCGACGGCGCCGCCGGTCTGCGCGCCGACAACGACAACATGCCCACCGACGATCCGGACTGGTGGCGGCGGTATCGGGAAACGTTGGAAGAGACCGCGAAAAACGCGGCGGGCCTCGGATAA
- a CDS encoding class I SAM-dependent methyltransferase, whose protein sequence is MTKPLPYDERDSAHMPGHWLLARLGKRILRPGGKELTDRMLDDAELRGADVVELAPGLGKTAAAILSRAPASYRGVESDDAAAALSADAVGAAGAITRGDAAATGLDSDSADAVVGEAMLTMQTDAHKVEIIAEAFRVLRPGGRYAIHELALQPDDLDDDTKTTIRKELARSIKVNARPLTRTEWTELLTSAGFEVCAVEFAPMALLRPRRMVADEGLLGTARIVRNILRDGAARRRVLAMRATFNTHRRRLAAIEIVARKPQQ, encoded by the coding sequence ATGACCAAGCCGCTACCGTACGACGAGCGCGACTCCGCGCACATGCCCGGGCACTGGCTGCTCGCGCGTCTCGGCAAACGCATCCTCAGGCCGGGCGGCAAGGAACTGACCGACCGCATGCTCGACGATGCCGAGCTGCGCGGTGCCGATGTCGTCGAACTCGCCCCGGGCCTCGGCAAGACCGCCGCGGCCATCCTGAGCCGCGCCCCGGCCAGCTATCGCGGCGTCGAATCCGATGACGCCGCAGCGGCTCTCAGTGCCGACGCCGTCGGCGCCGCGGGGGCGATCACCCGTGGTGACGCCGCCGCCACCGGCCTCGACTCCGATTCCGCCGACGCCGTGGTCGGAGAGGCGATGCTGACCATGCAGACCGACGCGCACAAGGTCGAGATCATCGCGGAGGCGTTCCGGGTGCTGCGCCCCGGCGGCCGGTACGCCATTCACGAACTTGCCCTGCAACCGGACGACCTGGACGACGACACCAAGACCACGATCCGCAAGGAATTGGCACGATCCATCAAGGTCAACGCCAGGCCGCTGACCCGGACCGAATGGACCGAACTGCTCACCTCCGCCGGATTCGAGGTCTGCGCAGTCGAATTCGCTCCCATGGCGCTGCTGCGGCCGCGCCGCATGGTTGCTGACGAAGGTCTGCTCGGCACCGCGCGAATCGTCCGCAACATCCTCCGGGACGGCGCCGCCCGGCGGCGCGTGCTGGCCATGCGCGCCACCTTCAACACCCACCGCCGCCGGCTGGCGGCCATCGAGATCGTCGCAAGGAAGCCCCAGCAGTGA
- a CDS encoding carboxymuconolactone decarboxylase family protein, with protein sequence MRLDILNHGYPRRTKMLFTLIRMFSGQPVPDAAKLVFYRPDFYGDRSKEFTHEAMRGPSDWSVADRELMAAFVSKANECAFCVGAHSATAGQAYRDDTKVQAALEDPDSAPIDVGLRATLRMLGKLTREGEVGAEDMREVLSAGVSPQQIEDALAVCTAFDTTNHLADAFGFEVLSPKGFEAGAKYLLKRGYR encoded by the coding sequence GTGCGACTCGACATCCTGAACCACGGCTACCCCCGCCGGACCAAGATGCTGTTCACACTCATCCGGATGTTCTCCGGGCAGCCGGTTCCCGACGCCGCCAAACTGGTCTTCTACCGTCCCGATTTCTACGGCGACCGGTCGAAGGAGTTCACGCACGAGGCGATGCGCGGACCGTCCGACTGGTCGGTGGCCGACCGGGAACTGATGGCGGCCTTCGTCTCGAAGGCGAACGAGTGCGCGTTCTGCGTCGGCGCACACTCCGCGACCGCCGGCCAGGCATACCGGGACGACACGAAAGTGCAAGCAGCACTGGAAGATCCGGATTCGGCCCCCATAGACGTCGGCCTGCGGGCAACGCTACGGATGCTCGGCAAGCTGACCCGGGAGGGAGAGGTCGGCGCCGAGGACATGCGCGAAGTACTGTCGGCAGGTGTCTCCCCTCAACAGATCGAGGACGCGCTGGCAGTCTGCACCGCCTTCGACACCACCAACCACCTCGCCGACGCTTTCGGCTTCGAAGTACTGAGCCCCAAGGGTTTCGAGGCCGGAGCCAAGTACCTTCTCAAACGCGGCTACCGATAA
- a CDS encoding substrate-binding domain-containing protein yields the protein MDNYLVQIGLPLVAVAVSLIAFLWEFVVIRRKQLGYRVQMDTPVTGEIESAYPGVLTRIRPDESGPGAELKDLSVVLVRIENDGVTDIDTADYLMPDGPVGLHLHFPQRRVIGMAVTELSDATLGEHLEPGRGIDAREDAGHRVGIIDLPKVPMNRRDHYKIFAILQRISGDDPAPEPVLQGRLRNGRVNKTESRTGLSRTVLAFMTFLVVVIVVQFTLSLFDDGPPAPDCVSGTLTLVGSSAFEPVIRETAAAYRKDCPAANFAFNFESSERGLKDVYEKGAGNPGLIAITDGPATVGYSDLVSRPLAMSVFAVIVHPALNIHDLGQDRIRALYRGEVANWNQIGGPDQPVRVINRPVGSGTRETFQQRLLDGNPVSVVPKYSCRTIQVTDPAELAACEEPLTRDVLKSVADIPGAIGYVAYSEAAHAAGTEIVTIDGHRPNRDEAVAGDYAFWGVEYAHSKGELPYDSLAAAFLRYLTDRAGKDIVRTHGAMPCSEVAQPGACSPQR from the coding sequence ATGGACAACTATCTGGTCCAGATCGGACTACCGCTCGTCGCGGTCGCCGTCTCGCTGATCGCCTTCCTGTGGGAATTCGTGGTGATCCGGCGCAAACAGCTCGGATACCGCGTCCAGATGGACACCCCGGTCACCGGCGAAATCGAGTCGGCATACCCCGGAGTGCTGACCCGGATCCGGCCCGACGAGAGCGGTCCCGGCGCGGAACTCAAGGACCTGTCGGTCGTGCTGGTCCGCATCGAGAACGATGGCGTCACCGATATCGACACGGCCGACTACCTGATGCCCGACGGGCCGGTGGGCCTGCATCTGCATTTCCCCCAGCGCCGGGTCATCGGCATGGCGGTCACCGAACTGAGCGATGCGACACTGGGCGAACATCTCGAGCCCGGCCGCGGCATCGATGCCCGCGAGGATGCCGGGCACCGCGTCGGCATCATCGACCTGCCCAAGGTGCCGATGAACCGGCGCGACCACTACAAGATCTTCGCCATTCTGCAGCGCATCTCCGGCGACGACCCGGCGCCCGAACCCGTTCTGCAGGGCCGGCTCCGGAACGGCCGGGTCAACAAGACCGAGAGCCGCACCGGGCTTTCCCGAACCGTGTTGGCCTTCATGACTTTTCTCGTCGTGGTGATCGTGGTGCAGTTCACGCTCTCGCTGTTCGACGACGGTCCGCCCGCACCGGACTGTGTCTCCGGCACGCTCACCCTGGTCGGCTCCTCGGCCTTCGAACCGGTGATCCGGGAAACCGCCGCGGCCTATCGAAAGGATTGTCCGGCAGCGAATTTCGCCTTCAACTTCGAAAGCAGCGAACGCGGGCTGAAAGACGTCTACGAGAAGGGCGCCGGCAATCCCGGGCTGATCGCCATCACCGACGGGCCCGCGACCGTCGGCTATTCCGACCTGGTGTCGCGACCGCTGGCGATGTCGGTCTTCGCGGTGATCGTGCACCCGGCGCTGAATATTCACGACCTCGGCCAGGACCGGATCCGGGCGCTGTACCGGGGCGAGGTAGCCAATTGGAACCAGATCGGCGGCCCGGATCAGCCGGTGCGCGTGATCAATCGGCCGGTCGGTTCCGGCACCCGGGAGACATTTCAGCAGCGACTGCTCGACGGTAATCCGGTATCGGTGGTGCCGAAATACAGTTGCCGCACGATCCAGGTCACCGACCCGGCCGAACTCGCCGCGTGCGAGGAGCCGCTCACTCGCGACGTGCTGAAGTCGGTCGCCGACATTCCCGGCGCCATCGGTTACGTCGCCTACTCCGAGGCCGCCCATGCCGCGGGTACCGAAATCGTCACCATCGACGGGCACCGCCCGAATCGCGACGAGGCCGTGGCGGGCGACTACGCCTTCTGGGGCGTCGAATACGCGCACAGCAAGGGCGAATTGCCCTACGACTCACTGGCGGCCGCGTTCCTGCGCTACCTCACCGACCGCGCGGGTAAGGACATCGTCCGCACGCACGGCGCCATGCCGTGCAGCGAGGTCGCCCAGCCCGGCGCGTGCAGCCCGCAACGCTGA
- a CDS encoding ABC transporter ATP-binding protein, whose protein sequence is MIEIRDLTLRYPGVTVLEVPELTVPDGGLTYLLGLNGTGKTTLLRCVCGIIAPATGTVGVDGVPVRAHRTTPATLGMHLNFQAFDPRHTARRHLRWIARARGLPVGRVGEVLDTVDLTSVADRRLAHYSLGMLQRVGIAAALLGRPRTLLLDEPLNGLDIAGILWMRNLLRRLADEGACVLVTTHLLDEVERNADRVVMLGEGRVLTDRPLPELMRTLGPGETTLEDAYLRIAGPLAASTIGGTL, encoded by the coding sequence ATGATCGAAATCCGTGATCTCACACTGCGATACCCGGGCGTGACGGTCCTCGAGGTCCCCGAACTGACCGTTCCCGACGGCGGTCTCACCTATCTGCTCGGGCTCAACGGCACAGGTAAGACCACTCTGCTGCGCTGCGTCTGCGGCATCATCGCGCCCGCGACCGGAACCGTCGGCGTCGACGGTGTCCCCGTCCGAGCCCACCGGACCACCCCGGCGACTCTCGGAATGCATCTGAACTTCCAGGCCTTCGATCCGCGCCACACCGCCCGTCGGCACCTGCGCTGGATCGCCCGCGCCCGCGGGCTGCCGGTCGGCAGAGTCGGCGAGGTGCTGGACACGGTCGATCTCACCAGCGTCGCCGATCGCCGGCTCGCCCACTATTCGCTCGGCATGCTGCAACGGGTCGGCATCGCGGCCGCCCTGCTCGGCCGGCCGCGGACCCTGCTGCTCGACGAACCCCTCAACGGCCTCGACATAGCGGGCATCCTCTGGATGCGAAACCTGCTGCGCCGCCTCGCCGACGAGGGGGCCTGTGTGCTGGTCACCACCCATCTGCTCGACGAGGTCGAGCGCAATGCCGACCGGGTCGTCATGCTCGGCGAGGGTCGCGTCCTCACCGATCGGCCGCTCCCCGAACTCATGCGGACCCTCGGCCCCGGCGAGACCACCCTCGAAGACGCCTACCTGCGCATCGCGGGTCCCCTGGCAGCATCGACGATCGGCGGCACGCTGTGA